Proteins encoded in a region of the Streptomyces sp. NBC_01298 genome:
- the pdxS gene encoding pyridoxal 5'-phosphate synthase lyase subunit PdxS → MSTLPSTPQSAESAIGTSRVKRGMAEQLKGGVIMDVVNAEQAKIAEDAGAVAVMALERVPADIRKDGGVARMSDPNMIEEIIEAVSIPVMAKSRIGHFVEAQVLQSLGVDYIDESEVLTPADEVNHSDKWAFTTPFVCGATNLGEALRRIAEGAAMIRSKGEAGTGNVVEAVRHLRQIKNEIARLRGYDNNELFAAAKELRAPYELVKEVAELGKLPVVLFSAGGVATPADAALMRQLGAEGVFVGSGIFKSGDPAKRAAAIVKATTFYDDPKIIADASRNLGEAMVGINCDTLPESERYANRGW, encoded by the coding sequence GTGAGCACGCTTCCCTCCACCCCGCAGTCCGCCGAGTCGGCGATCGGCACCTCCCGCGTCAAGCGCGGCATGGCCGAGCAGCTCAAGGGCGGCGTGATCATGGATGTGGTCAACGCCGAGCAGGCGAAGATCGCCGAGGACGCCGGCGCCGTGGCCGTCATGGCCCTGGAGCGGGTTCCCGCCGACATCCGCAAGGACGGCGGCGTGGCCCGGATGTCCGACCCGAACATGATCGAAGAGATCATCGAGGCCGTCTCCATCCCGGTCATGGCGAAGTCCCGCATCGGCCACTTCGTCGAGGCCCAGGTGCTCCAGTCCCTCGGCGTCGACTACATCGACGAGTCCGAGGTCCTGACCCCGGCCGACGAGGTCAACCACTCCGACAAGTGGGCGTTCACCACCCCCTTCGTCTGTGGCGCCACCAACCTGGGCGAGGCCCTGCGCCGCATCGCCGAGGGCGCGGCCATGATCCGCTCGAAGGGCGAGGCCGGCACCGGCAACGTCGTCGAGGCCGTTCGCCACCTGCGTCAGATCAAGAACGAGATCGCCCGCCTGCGCGGCTACGACAACAACGAGCTGTTCGCCGCCGCCAAGGAGCTGCGCGCGCCGTACGAGCTGGTCAAGGAAGTCGCCGAGCTCGGCAAGCTCCCGGTCGTGCTGTTCTCCGCCGGTGGCGTCGCCACCCCCGCCGACGCCGCGCTGATGCGCCAGCTCGGTGCCGAGGGCGTCTTCGTCGGCTCCGGCATCTTCAAGTCGGGCGACCCGGCCAAGCGCGCCGCCGCCATCGTGAAGGCCACCACCTTCTACGACGACCCGAAGATCATCGCGGACGCCTCCCGCAACCTGGGCGAGGCCATGGTCGGCATCAACTGCGACACCCTCCCCGAGTCCGAGCGCTACGCCAACCGCGGCTGGTAA
- the pdxT gene encoding pyridoxal 5'-phosphate synthase glutaminase subunit PdxT — MTNTPVVGVLALQGDVREHLIALASADAVARPVRRPEELAEVDALVIPGGESTTMSKLAVLFGMLEPLRERVRAGMPVYGTCAGMIMLADKLLDGREDQETLGGIDMIVRRNAFGRQNESFEAQVDFAGIEGGPVEGVFIRAPWVESVGGAAEVLATYDGHTVAVRQGNVLATSFHPELTGDDRVHAYFVDMVRAGL; from the coding sequence ATGACGAACACCCCCGTAGTTGGTGTCCTGGCACTCCAGGGCGACGTACGGGAACACCTGATCGCCCTGGCCTCGGCTGACGCCGTGGCCAGGCCGGTCCGGCGTCCCGAGGAGCTCGCCGAGGTCGACGCCCTGGTGATCCCCGGCGGCGAGTCCACGACCATGTCGAAGCTCGCCGTGCTGTTCGGCATGCTGGAGCCGCTGCGCGAGCGGGTGCGCGCCGGGATGCCGGTCTACGGCACCTGCGCCGGCATGATCATGCTCGCCGACAAGCTCCTGGACGGCCGTGAGGACCAGGAGACCCTGGGCGGCATCGACATGATCGTGCGCCGCAACGCCTTCGGCCGGCAGAATGAGTCCTTCGAGGCGCAGGTCGACTTCGCCGGCATCGAGGGCGGCCCCGTCGAGGGCGTCTTCATCCGGGCCCCCTGGGTCGAGTCCGTCGGCGGCGCCGCCGAAGTGCTCGCCACGTACGACGGTCACACCGTCGCCGTGCGCCAGGGCAATGTCCTCGCCACCTCGTTCCACCCGGAGCTCACGGGTGACGACCGGGTCCACGCGTACTTCGTCGACATGGTGCGCGCGGGGCTGTAA
- a CDS encoding YebC/PmpR family DNA-binding transcriptional regulator: MSGHSKWATTKHKKAVVDAKRGKLFAKLIKNIEVAARMGGADIDGNPTLFDAIQKAKKSSVPNKNIDSAVKRGGGLEAGGADYETIMYEGYGPNGVAVLIECLTDNRNRAASDVRVAMTRNGGSMADPGSVSYLFNRKGVVLLPKGELSEDDVLETVLEAGAEEVNDLGDQFEIISEATDMVAVRTALQGAGIDYDSADSNFLPTMQVELDEEGARKIFKLIDALEDSDDVQNVFANFDVSDEVMEKVDA, translated from the coding sequence ATGTCCGGCCACTCTAAATGGGCTACGACGAAGCACAAGAAGGCCGTGGTTGACGCCAAGCGCGGCAAGCTCTTCGCGAAGCTGATCAAGAACATCGAGGTCGCGGCCCGTATGGGCGGCGCCGACATCGATGGCAACCCGACCCTCTTCGACGCCATCCAGAAGGCCAAGAAGAGCTCGGTCCCGAACAAGAACATCGACTCCGCGGTCAAGCGCGGCGGCGGCCTCGAGGCCGGCGGCGCCGACTACGAGACGATCATGTACGAGGGCTACGGCCCGAACGGCGTCGCGGTGCTCATCGAGTGCCTCACCGACAACCGCAACCGTGCCGCGTCCGACGTACGGGTCGCCATGACCCGCAACGGCGGTTCGATGGCCGACCCGGGCTCGGTCTCGTACCTGTTCAACCGCAAGGGCGTCGTGCTGCTGCCCAAGGGCGAGCTGTCCGAGGACGACGTGCTGGAGACGGTGCTCGAGGCCGGCGCCGAAGAGGTCAACGACCTCGGCGACCAGTTCGAGATCATCAGCGAGGCCACCGACATGGTCGCGGTCCGTACCGCGCTCCAGGGCGCCGGCATCGACTACGACTCGGCCGACTCCAACTTCCTGCCGACCATGCAGGTCGAGCTGGACGAAGAGGGCGCGCGCAAGATCTTCAAGCTGATCGACGCGCTGGAGGACAGCGACGACGTGCAGAACGTCTTCGCCAACTTCGACGTCTCGGACGAGGTCATGGAGAAGGTCGACGCCTGA
- the ruvC gene encoding crossover junction endodeoxyribonuclease RuvC — translation MRVLGVDPGLTRCGVGVVEGVAGRPLTMLGVGVVRTPADAELGNRLVGIEQGIEEWLDEYRPEVLAVERVFSQHNVSTVMGTAQASAVAMLCAARRGIPVALHTPSEVKAAVTGSGRADKAQVGAMVTRLLRLSAPPKPADAADALALAICHIWRAPAQNRLQQAVNRHASALKGRTT, via the coding sequence GTGCGCGTACTGGGCGTTGACCCGGGGCTGACCCGGTGCGGTGTCGGCGTGGTCGAGGGGGTGGCGGGCCGTCCCCTGACGATGCTGGGCGTGGGCGTCGTACGGACGCCCGCGGACGCCGAGTTGGGCAACCGGCTCGTCGGCATCGAGCAGGGCATCGAGGAATGGCTCGACGAGTACCGTCCCGAAGTCCTCGCCGTGGAACGGGTGTTCAGCCAGCACAACGTCAGCACGGTGATGGGCACCGCCCAGGCCAGTGCCGTTGCCATGCTGTGCGCCGCGCGCCGCGGGATACCGGTCGCGCTGCACACCCCGAGCGAGGTCAAGGCCGCCGTCACCGGCAGCGGTCGCGCCGACAAGGCGCAGGTCGGAGCCATGGTCACCCGGCTGCTGCGGCTGTCCGCCCCGCCCAAGCCCGCCGACGCCGCGGACGCCCTCGCCCTGGCCATCTGCCACATCTGGCGCGCCCCCGCGCAGAACCGCCTCCAGCAGGCCGTCAACCGGCATGCCAGCGCCCTGAAAGGCCGCACCACATGA
- the ruvA gene encoding Holliday junction branch migration protein RuvA, whose product MIAFVSGPVAALAPNLAVIEVGGVGMAVHCTPNTLAGLRTGEPARLATSLVVREDSLTLYGFADDDERQVFELLQTASGVGPKLAQAMLAVHSPDALRAAVSVGDEKALMAVSGIGKKGAQKLLLDLKDKLGAPLGSSGLVGAQRAAASGPAPWSEQLSAALIGLGYAPRDAEDAVSAVTPQAEAAIAAGGAAPVPQLLRAALQSLNRAR is encoded by the coding sequence ATGATCGCCTTCGTCAGCGGCCCGGTCGCCGCGCTCGCCCCCAACCTGGCCGTCATCGAGGTCGGGGGAGTGGGCATGGCCGTGCACTGCACGCCGAACACCCTCGCGGGCCTGCGGACCGGTGAGCCGGCCCGGCTGGCGACGTCCCTGGTCGTACGGGAGGACTCGCTGACGCTGTACGGCTTCGCCGACGACGACGAGCGCCAGGTCTTCGAGCTCCTGCAGACCGCCAGCGGGGTCGGACCGAAGCTCGCGCAGGCGATGCTGGCGGTGCACAGCCCGGACGCGCTCCGCGCAGCCGTCTCGGTGGGGGACGAGAAGGCGCTGATGGCCGTCTCCGGCATCGGGAAGAAGGGCGCGCAGAAGCTCCTGCTGGACCTCAAGGACAAGCTCGGCGCGCCGCTGGGATCGAGCGGCCTGGTCGGCGCGCAGCGCGCGGCGGCCTCCGGCCCGGCGCCCTGGTCGGAGCAGCTCTCCGCCGCCCTGATCGGCCTGGGCTACGCGCCCCGCGACGCGGAGGACGCGGTCTCGGCGGTCACCCCCCAGGCGGAGGCCGCGATCGCCGCCGGCGGCGCGGCCCCGGTTCCGCAGCTTCTGAGGGCGGCCCTCCAGTCCCTGAACCGGGCCCGGTAA
- the ruvB gene encoding Holliday junction branch migration DNA helicase RuvB produces MNWDDESDDRIVAAAADGEDTAVEAALRPKDLGEFVGQEKVRQQLDLVLKAARQRGATADHVLLSGAPGLGKTTLSMIIAAEMGAPIRITSGPAIQHAGDLAAILSSLQEGEVLFLDEIHRMSRPAEEMLYMAMEDFRVDVIVGKGPGATAIPLELPPFTLVGATTRAGLLPPPLRDRFGFTGHMEFYAPEELERVIHRSARLLDVEIDTAGAAEIAGRSRGTPRIANRLLRRVRDYAQVRADGVINREVAGTALKVYEVDERGLDRLDRAVLEALLKLFGGGPVGLSTLAVAVGEERETVEEVAEPFLVREGLLARTPRGRVATPAAWAHLGLVPPQQGGNGSSGQQGLFGT; encoded by the coding sequence GTGAACTGGGATGACGAGAGCGACGACCGGATCGTCGCGGCCGCGGCGGACGGCGAGGACACCGCCGTCGAGGCGGCCCTGCGGCCCAAGGACCTCGGCGAGTTCGTCGGGCAGGAGAAGGTCCGCCAGCAACTGGACCTCGTCCTGAAGGCGGCCCGTCAGCGCGGTGCCACCGCCGATCACGTGCTGCTGTCGGGTGCCCCGGGCCTGGGGAAGACCACCCTGTCCATGATCATCGCGGCCGAGATGGGCGCGCCCATCCGGATCACCTCCGGCCCCGCCATCCAGCACGCCGGCGACCTCGCGGCCATCCTCTCCTCCCTCCAGGAGGGCGAGGTGCTCTTCCTCGACGAGATCCACCGCATGTCCCGGCCCGCCGAGGAAATGCTCTACATGGCCATGGAGGACTTCCGCGTCGACGTGATCGTCGGCAAGGGCCCGGGAGCCACCGCCATCCCGCTGGAGCTGCCCCCGTTCACCCTCGTCGGGGCCACGACCCGGGCCGGTCTGCTCCCGCCCCCGCTGCGGGACCGGTTCGGCTTCACCGGCCACATGGAGTTCTACGCCCCCGAGGAGCTGGAGCGCGTCATCCACCGCTCCGCGCGGCTCCTCGACGTGGAGATCGACACCGCCGGCGCCGCCGAGATCGCCGGCCGCTCGCGCGGAACCCCCCGCATCGCCAACCGGCTGCTGCGCCGCGTCCGCGACTACGCCCAGGTCAGGGCCGACGGCGTGATCAACCGCGAGGTCGCCGGCACCGCCCTGAAGGTCTACGAGGTCGACGAGCGCGGGCTCGACCGGCTGGACCGGGCCGTCCTGGAGGCGCTCCTGAAGCTCTTCGGCGGGGGACCCGTCGGCCTGTCGACGCTCGCCGTCGCCGTCGGCGAGGAGCGGGAGACCGTGGAGGAGGTGGCCGAGCCGTTCCTCGTACGGGAAGGGCTCCTGGCCAGGACCCCGCGGGGGCGGGTCGCGACCCCGGCCGCATGGGCTCACCTGGGACTTGTCCCGCCACAGCAGGGCGGGAACGGATCAAGCGGACAACAGGGCCTCTTCGGGACCTGA